The following are from one region of the Trichoderma breve strain T069 chromosome 5, whole genome shotgun sequence genome:
- a CDS encoding fungal specific transcription factor domain-containing protein yields the protein MSDGRAGMNRQFRNTNRHNFDPSQLYAQREPSGSGQREVPPDDIMGANPHFGDFNFPFSAIPDLHMPDQPGINNHQADPFSQHQPGAMTSVPPHNMNAVNSIARQPFVPIHDQQMPSVELSNGSMARKSTPASNSITDDGNDDFGLLNQNRGDGTDLGGKSKDDSSSAPPAWSELKTKAGKDRKRLPLACIACRRKKIRCSGEKPACKHCMRSRIPCVYKVTTRKAAPRTDYMAMLDKRLKRMEERIIKILPKADQETISTVPRAVVKPAIPGTGTMSSNKVSTKKRNADEAFGRDLEAWAKAPRPKLPEDHAAGSPESREAAENELLREGREALPPKDVQEHLTEVFFDNVYGQSYHLLHKPSYIRKLKNDTLPPVLVLSVCAIAARFTSSPKFNSTTKQFMRGEEWASHARDICTKRYDWPNITILTCLLILGMHEFGTCHGGRAWALGGQAIRMAFALHLHKDLEYDPQSRSKKVKLSFIDREIRRRVMWACFMMDRFNSSGTDRPVFIKEETIKIPLPVAEKYFQFDMPAQTEFLDGSVPESNMSEQGEVDNPRDNMGPSAYTIRCVSIWGRVVTYLNQGGREQDPYPMWNKDSEYAKLCTREALEIHRAESTAKHLLYLHMAIQQNLLFLHQAAVSFSQDRVGEEAPEDFIPRASVNTFAAANKISDLIRDAEEVQCSISTPFAGYCAFSSATIHITGIFSGNPAMKATAEANSSVNVRFLRNMMKYWGMFHWMVENIRIQFRNALDAARTGGPNNGSTASSPILQYSDWFNRYPHGVSDTDYMDPAVYRKKERGEDGALEQKPELQSIEEFFTAVGPMLNDKDGQRPGPSKRKGPLKKPTLPNTGIAESQKTNEQHAAAMSGQHLHDQMRLAMQQQQQQQQQSGQPPRFPNSLGAQTTNPSGFNSLTVSQPQNSTYPMMPLGPANAAQFPQSVPLQNFFSTDLLSMNMEPSNSMMNSLDKQISYGDFSMDAGNVLMNGSSGWGSMSGSNPQSNSQIHGQQGMKPENMSGDDSHTQDQMGSNALNPYLGQDASPGWFLSMEGQDMGFGSVDPFANLFGSNGGMLMADHQGGM from the exons ATGTCGGACGGCCGGGCCGGCATGAATCGCCAATTCCGCAACACAAATCGCCACAACTTCGATCCGTCCCAGCTTTACGCGCAACGAGAACCTTCTGGCAGCGGGCAGCGCGAGGTGCCTCCCGACGACATCATGGGCGCCAATCCTCACTTTGGTGATTTTAATTTTCCCTTCTCTGCCATACCCGATCTCCACATGCCTGATCAACCCGGCATCAATAACCACCAGGCCGACCCTTTCTCACAGCATCAGCCCGGCGCCATGACCTCAGTGCCGCCACACAACATGAATGCCGTCAACAGCATTGCGAGGCAGCCATTCGTACCGATACACGACCAGCAGATGCCGAGCGTAGAGCTCTCCAACGGTTCGATGGCGAGGAAATCGACTCCGGCGTCCAACTCCATCACCGATGACGGAAATGACGACTTCGGCCTCTTGAATCAAAATCGCGGTGATGGTACAGACTTGGGAGGCAAGTCAAAGGACGACTCGTCCTCTGCACCTCCGGCCTGGAGCGAGCTCAAGACCAAGGCTGGCAAGGACCGGAAACGCCTACCGCTCGCCTGCATTGCCTGCCGTCGGAAGAAGATACGCTGCTCCGGCGAGAAGCCAGCCTGCAAGCACTGTATGAGGTCACGCATACCATGCGTTTACAAAGTCACCACCCGAAAAGCTGCACCGCGCACCGATTACATGGCCATGCTCGACAAGCGACTCAAGCGCATGGAAGAGCGCATCATCAAGATATTACCAAAGGCTGACCAGGAGACAATATCGACGGTCCCCCGCGCCGTGGTAAAACCCGCCATCCCCGGCACCGGCACAATGTCGTCAAATAAGGTATCTACCAAGAAACGTAACGCCGACGAGGCATTTGGCCGAGATCTTGAGGCTTGGGCCAAGGCCCCCAGGCCGAAGCTACCGGAAGATCATGCGGCCGGCTCGCCCGAGTCTCGCGAAGCTGCAGAGAACGAACTGCTACgcgaaggaagagaagcccTCCCCCCTAAAGATGTCCAGGAACACCTCACCGAAGTCTTTTTTGATAACGTTTATGGTCAATCATATCATCTTCTCCACAAACCAAGCTACATTCGCAAATTAAA GAATGATACGCTTCCGCCTGTGCTGGTCCTTTCCGTGTGTGCCATCGCAGCGCGCTTCACGTCGAGCCCAAAGTTCAACTCGACTACCAAGCAGTTCATGCGTGGAGAGGAGTGGGCCTCTCATGCCAGAGATATTTGCACCAAACGATACGACTGGCCTAACATAACGATATTGACTTGTCTTCTCATATTGGGAATGCACGAATTCGGAACATGTCACGGCGGCCGCGCCTGGGCCCTGGGTGGGCAGGCCATTCGCATGGcctttgctcttcatcttcacaaaGACTTGGAGTACGACCCGCAGTCGCGGAGTAAGAAGGTCAAGCTGAGCTTCATTGACCGCGAAATTCGTCGCCGTGTCATGTGGGCTTGCTTCATGATGGATCGATTCAACTCGTCCGGCACAGACCGCCCAgtcttcatcaaagaagaaaccatCAAAATCCCTCTTCCCGTTGCCGAGAAATATTTCCAGTTTGATATGCCCGCTCAGACAGAATTCCTAGATGGCAGCGTCCCCGAGTCTAACATGTCCGAACAAGGCGAGGTCGATAACCCTCGTGACAACATGGGGCCGTCTGCCTATACTATTCGATGCGTGTCCATTTGGGGCCGTGTCGTTACGTACTTGAACCAGGGTGGCAGAGAACAGGATCCATATCCGATGTGGAATAAAGACTCCGAGTATGCTAAACTG TGTACTCGCGAGGCTCTGGAGATTCACCGAGCAGAGAGCACAGCAAAGCATCTCCTGTACCTCCACATGGCCATTCAGCAAAACTTGCTCTTTCTTCACCAAGCCGCCGTTTCCTTCTCCCAAGATCGTGTCGGCGAGGAGGCACCGGAGGACTTCATCCCACGAGCCAGCGTCAATACTTTTGCGGCGGCTAATAAGATATCAGACCTGATAAGAGACGCCGAAGAGGTGCAGTGTAGCATCTCGACCCCTTTTGCTGGGTACTGcgccttctcctcggccactATCCATATCACTGGCATCTTTTCTGGGAACCCGGCGATGAAAGCGACCGCAGAGGCTAATTCTAGCGTAAATGTGAGATTCCTGCGTAACATGATGAAGTATTGGGGCATGTTCCACTGGATGGTGGAAAACATTCGCATCCAGTTTCGCAATGCCCTCGATGCAGCCCGCACAGGGGGCCCCAACAACGGCAGTACCGCTTCATCCCCGATATTGCAATATTCTGACTGGTTCAACCGTTACCCTCACGGAGTTTCGGACACGGACTACATGGATCCCGCTGTATATAGGAAGAAGGAGCGGGGAGAGGATGGTGCTTTGGAACAGAAGCCAGAGCTGCAATCGATTGAAGAATTCTTCACGGCTGTTGGACCGATGCTGAACGACAAAGATGGGCAGCGACCTGGACCATCCAAACGGAAGGGGCCCCTGAAGAAGCCAACCCTGCCGAATACGGGCATTGCGGAGTCGCAGAAGACAAACGAGCAACATGCGGCAGCTATGAGCGGGCAACACCTCCATGACCAGATGAGACTGgccatgcagcagcagcagcagcaacagcaacaatctGGACAACCGCCGAGATTCCCCAACTCGCTTGGAGCGCAGACAACCAACCCATCTGGTTTCAACTCCCTGACTGTCTCGCAACCACAAAACTCAACATACCCTATGATGCCACTTGGCCCCGCTAACGCTGCACAATTCCCCCAGAGTGTGCCACTGCAGAATTTCTTCTCCACAGATCTGCTCTCTATGAATATGGAACCGTCGAACAGCATGATGAACTCGCTAGACAAACAAATCTCCTATGGAGACTTCTCCATGGACGCCGGGAATGTTCTGATGAACGGATCTAGCGGCTGGGGAAGCATGTCTGGAAGCAACCCCCAGTCCAATTCTCAGATCCACGGTCAGCAAGGCATGAAGCCTGAGAACATGAGCGGCGACGATTCTCACACCCAAGATCAGATGGGTAGCAATGCTCTGAACCCGTACCTTGGTCAAGACGCGTCTCCTGGGTGGTTCTTATCCATGGAGGGTCAGGACATGGGATTCGGAAGTGTCGATCCCTTTGCGAACTTGTTTGGCAGCAATGGAGGAATGCTTATGGCTGACCATCAGGGTGGCATGTAA